A single genomic interval of Numenius arquata chromosome 14, bNumArq3.hap1.1, whole genome shotgun sequence harbors:
- the NPW gene encoding neuropeptide W translates to MAKGQLSGGAWGALVLLGLMLPAAPAGAWYKHVASPRYHTVGRASGLLMGVRRSPYLWRRELPAEPPRRPGGAAAAPPPPGRPDGETPPPAPPPPPPPGPGRLLQRLLRRGWGWGGPRPAPARPPPGPRGAQLLPLEDVALIR, encoded by the exons ATGGCGAAGGGGCAGCTGTCGGGGGGCGCCTGGGGggctctggtgctgctggggctgatgCTGCCGGCGGCACCGGCGGGCGCCTGGTACAAGCACGTCGCCAGCCCCCGGTACCACACGGTGGGGCGCGCCTCGGGGCTGCTCATGGGCGTCCGCCGCTCCCCCTACCTCTGGCGCCGGGAGCTGCCGGCCGAGCCCCCCCGCCGTCccgggggagccgccgccgccccgccgcccccgggccgccCCGACGGGGAgaccccgccgcccgccccgccgccgccgccgccgcccggtccCGGCCGCCTCCTGCAGCGTCTGctccggcggggctggggctggggcggcCCCCGTccggcccccgcccggcccccgcccggtCCCCGCGGAGCTCAG CTTCTCCCGCTTGAAGACGTGGCTCTCATCCGCTGA